Genomic DNA from Hordeum vulgare subsp. vulgare chromosome 2H, MorexV3_pseudomolecules_assembly, whole genome shotgun sequence:
CCACACGTACATCAACGACGGCAGGAACGCCATCCATGGTATGCATATTGTTCGATTTTGTCAAAGAGCTACCCGCCATAACACGCGGTGATCAATTTTCTGTTGTTACAGGCGGCCACAGGGGTTTCAGCAAAGTCATATGGACGGTGAAGGAGTACGTCGCCGGCGGCGACTCCCCGTATATCACGCTGTACTACCGCAGCTTCGACGGGGAGCAAGGTAAACAAAACGATACGACCCAACAATTCTTTATACCATTCAAAAAGTTGCCATGTCGTTGATCaatcatgcatgcatgcttgcAACCAATTACGTACGTACGAATCAGGATTCCCCGGAGACCTGGACGTGTACGCGACGTACCAGGTGTCGAGCCCGTACGCGCTGAGCATCCTCACGAACGCGACGGACGCTCCAGCTCTCGGCGTCCCGGTACACCCCGATGGACGAGGAGCTCCTCCCGTCGTCGGGCCGCGTCGACCCCGTGGCCGGCACCAGCTACGACTTCCGGACGCCGACGCCCATCGGCGCGCGCATCCGGCAGGTCATGGGCGGCAAGGGCGTCCGCGGGTACGACATCAACTACGTGATCGACGGGGACGGCATGCGGAAGGTGGCGGCGGTCCGGGACGGCGCCTCCGGGCGCGCGCTGCAGCTCTGGGCCAACCAGCCGGCCATGCAGCTCTACACCGGCAACGGGCTGAACGGCACCAAAGGGAAGGGCGGTGTCGTGTACCGGCAATACGGCGGGTTTTGCCTTGAGACGCAGGCGTATCCGGACGCCGTGAACCACCCCGAGTTCCCGTCGGTGACGGTGAGGCCCGGCCAGGTGTACAAGCACGACATGCTCCTCAAGTTCTCCTTCTAACTTCTAACTTTATCCGGTCGGCTCCATTCCCAtcgagaaaaaataaataaaaattaggCGTGCATGTTGCGTTAGGTTTGGGCCAGGCCATCGTGTATTTGCTAAAAAGCAATGAACGGGCCCAACTAACTTGTGTAGGCAAAAAGTTGACTCTGGGGATCACGTTACGCTACACTCCGGGTCACAGAACGCGACGACCCGCATTGCTGTCACAGATTTGGCACCGCGCAGCCAGTGTGCGCGAGCGGCCAAGAACCGAAAGCGGGAGGAAGCCATAGTGACGCGGCACACGCCACAGCCTCGGCCACGAGGCTCACGCGCGGATCAGGTGAGGTGACACGGCGACCCACCTGCGTGCATGTACGTACGTTTCCAGAGGGTGAGGACGCAAAGGCAAAACCCCAGCACGCATGAAACGGTGCCATGGCTACAACATCGGATGCGTGCGCTGCTCACAACGGAAAACGCTTTCGGCATTTGCGACAAAATATATGTGGACATAACGTCGATCGCTAGCTTTAAGCAAATTAATTACGGATATATTTTTGTTAATCTCGGTCACGGCACGTTGTTAAGCATGAACTTGAGCAAGGACACGCAAGAGGGTTGTGTGTATTTTGCATTCGGATATATAGGTGATGGTACTGCGTTTTCGGTTATCTGCAGCGTGAGGTGAGCGAAATGCTAGCGTCTTTTCTTGTTTTTAGATAGTGTGGCTTTTCTTTTCGAACACCGGATTATTTCAGACTCTCCATCACCTGATGGACACGGTCATTGAAGAGTGTGGGTTGAAGATTGAATTTTGATACACAAGCTTTCAAATGTGAAATATTTAGGAAACTACCTATTTTTTCATGAAATATTCCATCATTCGATGAATAGACCGCGTCAACGACAGAAGATGAGAAACATACAGTTTCGTTGTTGACGTGCATTTAAACGAACAAAATCTAGAGCATTAAACGAAATGGTTGGTTCATTCGATGGATCACGAAATAGGAATACAGGTCCCTCTTAGGCTCacaaacaaacaaacacacaATTATTCATGGTTCAGCATGATCAGATGGGCAGGACGCTACTACGACGGGGGCAGTTACTATAACTTCTTGAAGCGACCGGATTGCTCATGCTGACTCACTTCCTAGCCGGAGccatagtggtctggggatgctcCTTCCCGTTGGAGGGGGCTGTTGGAGGCGTTGCGGTGGTCGGGGCCTTGCCCTCCTGCTCCGGTCCCAATAGTGGCACGTCAATTTTGTAAAAGGAACCCTACAACATATATTTTTTGAACATAATTTGTGAATGCTTTTTACTTGTACTACTAGATAGAGTGGTGCTAAGATAACATGGGAGTAATTTAAAGTAGAACAAAGAAATGAGCGGTGCTACTACTTCTACCTCGGTGAAAATCTTGAAAGCCTCTTCAGGGGACTTGGTTTTCAGCACGTACAGAGCTTCCTCCTGCATGCAGTGAAACAAGTCAAACTGTTGTAATTGCACCAGGAAATTGAGACCGCGAGTTAATTCATACAGGTGCGGCGGCGGTAGTAGTAAGAAAATTGCTCCCCAAATATGTGAGTGGTAAATCATCTGGCTTTTACCCGTAAAAAATATTCATCTGGCTTTTCCGTGTAGTTTACGTCTATATGATGTATTCCTAATATTTTTAGTTGATGTAACTGCTCTAGTTAGTACTCAATTAATATATTCAGATTGAAGCTTTGAATCGCGGATCAAAATTCTCCGGTGAGGCATATGCATCTCAAAATCCTACTCAGAACTTCATGTCCGATCTATTTTCGCCATATATGAGGCATACTATGTATTAGTGCTAGACTGGATAACACAAACTAGATAACGCAAGCAGTATCTATGAACATACGAGCAAAATAACAAGATCCAAGTGTGAATCCATGAAACCAATTGTAACCTGCCTACAAAATTAAGAAAAGAGTAACCTTCATGATTTCCTTTTGCTAGAATTGTATGGATCCATGACTACAATCATAACACAAAAATGCAGACAATTACTACAAAACATTCAAACGGAGAAAAGCGCGCGAAACCGTGATTTCAAAAAAGCGCGCGAAAGTCGACACGATTCAAGAACCATATATAGCTGAGTATTGAAATTGAGCATAGGTTTAATACATACCCTGGCGCGCGCCATTTGCTCGCTGCTGAGGGTCGGGGCCTCTAGAAGGTCATCATCATCCTGGACATAgaaattgtcgtcatcgtcgtcgaagGAGTACTCCTGCCTCTTGATTGAGCCCATCCTCTTCGGATcgtttggaaaagttttggagaagATGGAAAGGGGATAGCTAGGGAGTGAGAGCACACAATGCAGGGACAGTGGGGGAGGATGGGGGGTCCTTTTGTAGGCGGCCGGAGGCGAGTGAGACGGTGGGGAGGAGATCATACGTGCATCGTCACAAGTGACACGTATCGGGCGGCTCTCTCCTGTATCAATTCCAGTTCATTGCAGTTTGTAATCTCCCTGCCGCGTCCGGCCAGGCGTCACACATTTGGGGATGGTTGAATGCCAGGCCGGAGTGCATGATAATTTGGTGAGGCGTAAATGCTAGCTTGCTTTGGAAGTTTGTTTTGACCCGGGTTAAACACAAGCTAATGCGGACGTGAAGATTATTGGAGGGGTTCGGTCGGTCCCTTCTGTCTCGGTGCTGTCACGTACGTACTACTACTACGTACATAGTCCAAAATAAGAAGTTCAATTCAGATGTACGTGCAGCAAACATGAGTGTAAAATAAAATAGTGGTGGCAACGCAGTTAATGGACATCCGAATGATACATTTCCAGTTAATCAATGTCACGACATACACTTAATCATCATTTACCAAAGTAAAGAAGAGAAGGGAAATGAAGGTGGTAACGGAACAAGGGAGGTTGGCTCATCTTGCAAGTATCGGTCATCACACTTTCCGTACACACAATACGTTACCTCGATCGGTATCTCATGTACGTACAGGGCGAAGgcgttgcatgcatgcatgcatgcatgcggttCGACGAGGAATGATGGACGCGCGCGCGGTTAATTAGACCTTGAAGCCGAGGTAGTTTGGCGTGCCGGTGAACTTGAGCCATGTGGCGCCGTCGATGAAGGGCCCTGCGGTGAACTGCTCGGCCTCCTGCCTGGCGATGACTCGGAAGCCCGGCCAGGTGACCCTcttgctggtgccggcgccggGGCCGCGGTTGCCGTACTCGGCGTAGTAGAGCGTCTTGAGCCCGAAGTCGCCGTTCCACGGCATGTACCCCTCGGGCTTGATGAAGTCGGCGATCTGGCTCTCCATGATGACCAGCCGCGAGAACTCCTTCCACGGCCTGCCCAGGTAGGACGGGATTTTGAAGCGGTCCACGAAGAGCTTCTGGTCCGGCACCAGGCGGCAGTTCTGGATGACCAGCCCGGACTTCATGTTGGGGTCCGTGCGCCCGTGCGCGGTCACCGAGTTCTGCTGGTTGTCCATGGGCCGCCGCGTGATGATGAGGCAGTTCTGGAACACGGCCGCCGAGTTGCCGAAGATGAAGTCGATGGTGCCGGAGATGACGCAGTTGCGGAAGAACTGCCGCCGGGCGTGCACGTACAGCGTGTCCTGGAACGCGTCAAACCGGCAGTTGAAGAAGGCCGACAGGTCGCCCTGCACCCTCAGCGCCACCGCCTGGTGTTTCTCCGCGCCCGCCGTGTTGTGGAACCCCATGTTCTTGCAGATGAACCCGGCCGCCTCAATGGCTGCACCATGCACCACACAACATACGTACGTACCTTGTTAATTACTACTACCTGCAATATATATATGCCCTCCGCAACCTAACCTAACCTAACCTAACCAAACcgtacgcatgcatgcatgcatgcatatatagGAAGGAGTAACTTGCACCAAATACTACAGTAGCTAGGGCTCACAGAAGGTGGCGGTCTTCATGGTGGTGATGCCGTCGGCGAAGCTCTTGCTGCCGGTGACGCGGCTCTGCTTGGGCCCGTCGCCGTACATGAATATGTTCACCTTGTCCTTGGGGACCATGACGATCTCCTCGTAGACCCCAGCCTTGACGTAGATGACGTACCGGCCTTGGTGGCCCTTGGGCATGGAGTTCACGGCGTCCTGGATGGTCTTGAATTTGCCGCTGCCGTCCTTGGCCACCACCGCGTTCGGCTGTGGCAAGCCACCGGAGGCCAGCAGCTTCCTTTCTGGAGCCTTCATCCACGCGGGGTACCTGGACTCCTCCGCGGACAAGAGGCGGCGGCGCGAGTCGGTCTTGAACACGTCGAGGTCGAGCTTCTTGAAGATGGCGCCGAGGCTGTTGGTGATGGCGAGCGCGTTGCTGCTGAGCTCCGTGGCGTTGCGCAGGATGCCCTGCATGTCCGCCTTGAGCTTCTCGTCGGCGAAGCCATCGGCGCAGGTGTCGATAAAGGTCATGACGCCGGTGATCCAGTGCTCGAGGTCGTCAGTGCGGCCAAGGAGCACCTTGATGTCGCCGCCGGCCATCTCGACCATGCCCTTGAGGTCGTCCACGGAGTCCTCCAGGAGCTCCTTGCAGTCCTGGCGCGCGCCCTCCGTCAAGGGGTCGCTCGACTTGGCCTCCCCGATACTGCGGGACCGCTCCACCGCCGACTTGATCGACTCCATCGCCGACTTGGCGACGGTGGCGAACACGTCCTTGGGGTTCTCGGTGCCATTGGAGGCCGAGGTGAGGGTCTTCTCGCACGACTCCTTGTACAGCGTGGGCGCGCACAGAGACTTGACCGACTTGCCGGAGGTGGCAAGGGTGGCCTCACCCGGGACCGTGAAGTTGTCGCCGGCCTTATTACCGGAACTGGTCACGGTGGCGACTACGCCCACCACGACCGCGACGACAAGGATTGCCCCCAGGCCCCCGAGGAGGAAGTTATTTGCCATTTCGGCTGGCGAGAAAGGTTGCTGAGGAACTCAAGGGAAAGCACAATTTATAAGGGAAGGATGCATGCATGGCCGTGGCGAACGAATTCTTGGTACGGGCGTGAATGATTCCAGCGCTGTTTGCGGCATGGCCTGTCCGCAGGTGGTAGTTCGGTTTTGACGTACAGAAGAGCAGTGCCTATTTACGGATCGCGTTGGCCCTGGTCAATGGGGTGACAACATTCTTCGGAGAGTTCTTATCTGTTTCTTCGCCCGCTGACTGGTCATTGTCTTCTAAAATAGGTCATGCTTGTTTCTCGACAAAAAAATGCAACATGCAGTCGATTTAAGCACCTGATGTTTTTTTTTTTCATTCAAAGAAGGCTAAAGCCATATACGTATTAtctatctatatctatatctatatctatactccctccgttcataaatataagtctttctacagATTTtactagtgaactacatacggatgtatatagacatattttagaatgtagattcactcatattgctccgtatgtagaccattagtgaaatctcttaaaagacttatatttagaaacggagggagtactctaTACCttattaaaaaaaagaaaaaaaagaaataggTATTGTTAATCTGTCATGCAAATTTAGTCAAAAAAAAACGCTTTGTACGCACTCGGAAACACAAGCAATAGCACACTGTATACTAAATTTCTTTATGGGCCGCTAGAGACACGAGTGGGCTCTCTAGGGGGTACAGCTTCATCGAAGAAGAAAAGACGTACCATACATATACAACTCGAACATCATTAAAAAAATCAACTCCGACGAAAGATGAGACGCTATAAAAATCCACCTCCTCAAGAGCAAATCGATTCCAACAATTGTCGGGTACTGCATCGACAAGGGCGACACGAAATGACTCTTGCTTTGTCAAGGACACATCCTCCAGACCGTTGATCCGAGGCTCATCGCCCGCAATTTCGAAGAGGGCAACGCTCCTGTTGCCGGCCAATGCTAGATGAGAGGAGCGATGATGGCCGTTGCATGTGTGTGACAGCTCCAGTGTATCCCTTTTCTTTTATGTAACCTTTCCATGTATGGCACCTTCCAACTTGAAATGTTGTGGTTGATATGAAATGAGATTGCTCCCTTCTCTTGTGCATCATGGCaccacatcatttcatcttgttgTTTTGTGTTGCACCTTTGGTGATTGAAAATGTGAGTGACTTGTGAGTGTGGCATTGTGATTGTTGTGTGATTGGGTGCACCAAGGATTCTTCTCAAAACCCCTGTTGTTGCACCGTGGTTTCAAACCCTTTCTTTCATTTATTTTGTGGCAGTTTAAACCTTTTTGTTTTGACCCAAtaaaaatgttcctcctcttttataaacaTTCTTATTATTTATGGGGCAACCCTctggtttttattttatattcttcttttgttttgtttcAAAAACAGAGTCTTTTGTTTTTAAAAGGCATTTAATTTTTACTCTTATAAAATGCCCAATTTGTTTTTGTAAATTGGGGCACGATTTTAGAAGCCCGGATATATTTTTTATTTGCTAaactatttttcttttagcctctGGCAATCTTCCTTAAGTCCAgccttatttttttctctttagaAGGCCCTGTGTGTTCTGTTTTCGCTGTGAGAGAGAGTGGCCGGTCCACCTGGGCCttcttctgttggggaacgtcgcatgggaaacaaaaattttcctacgcgcacgaagacctatcatggtgatgtccatctacgagaggggatgagtgatctacgtacccttgtagatcgtacagcagaagcgttagagaacgcggttgatgtagtggaacgtcctcacgtccctcgatccgccccgcgaacaatcccgcgatcagtcccacgatctagtaccgaacggacggcacctccgcgttcagcacacgtacagctcgacgatgatctcggccttcttgatccagcaagagagatggagaggtagaagagttctccggcagcgtgacggcgctccggaggttggtgatgatcttgtctcagcagggctccgcccgagctccgcagaaacgcgatctagaggaaaaacaatggaggtatgtggtcgggcaaccgtgagaaagtcgtctcaaatctgccctaaaagctccatatatataggaggagggagggggaccttgccttggggtccaagggaccctcaaggggtcggccgagccaagggggggaggactcccccccaaaccgagttggacttggtttggtgggaggagtccccctcccttcccacttcctccctcttttttttcttttcctttgatttccttttcttggcgcataggcccccttggggctgtcccaccagcccactaagggctggtgtgtctccccaaagcctatgggcttccccggggtgggttgcccccccggtgaactcccggaacccattcgtcagtcccggtacattcccggtaactccgaaaaccttccggtaatcaaatgaggtcatcctatatacaatcttcgtttccggaccattccggaaaccctcgagacgtccgtgatctcatccgggactccgaacaacattcggtaaccaaccatataactcaaatacgcataaaacaacgtcgaaccttaagtgtgcagaccctgcgggttcgagaactatgtagacatgacccgagagactcctcggtcaatatccaatagcgggacctggatgcccatattggatcctacatattctacgaagatcttatcgtttgaacctcagtgccaaggattcgtataatcccgtatgtcattccctttgtccttcggtatgttacttgcccgagattcgatcgtcagtatccgcatacctatttcaatctcgtttaccggcaagtctctttactcgtttcgtaatacaagatcccacaacttacactaagttacattgcttgcaaggcttgtgtgtgatgttgtattaccgagtgggccccgagatacctctccgtcacatggagtgacaaatcccagtcttgatccatactaactcaactaacaccttcggagatacctgtagagcatctttatagtcacccagttacgttgcgacgtttgatacacacaaagcattcctccggtgtcagtgagttatatgatctcatggtcataggaataaatacttgacacgcagaaaacagtagcaacaaaatgacacgatcaacatgctacgtctattagtttgggtctagtccatcacatgattctcctaatgatgtgatcccgttatcaagtgacaacacttgcctatggccaggaaaccttgaccatctttgatcaacgagctagtcaactagaggcttactagggacagtgttttgtctatgtatccacacaagtattgtgtttccaatcaatacaattatagcatggataataaaaaattatcatgaactaagaaatataataataactaatttattattgcctctagggcatatttccaacagtctcccacttgcactagagtcaataatctagttcacatcaccatgtgattccaacgaatccaacacccatatcgttctggggtctgatcatgtcttgctcgtgagagaggtttcagtcaatggttctgaaactttcagatccgtgtgttctttacaaatctttatgtcatcttatagatgctgcctctacgtgctattcggaaatgctccaaatatctactctactatacgaatccgtttcactactcatagttattaggattagtgtcaaagcttgcatcaacgtaaacctttacgacgaactctttaaccacctccataatcgagaaaaattccttagtccattagttactaaggataaattttgaccgctgctagtgattcaatcatggatcactctctgtaccctcaacagactttgagtcaaggcacacatcaggtgcggtactcagcatggcatacttttagagtctacggctaaggcatagaagacgaccttcgtctattctctttattctgccgtggtcgggttttgagtcttactcaaattcatacctcacaacgcaaccaagaactccttctttgctgatctattttgaactccttcaaaacttgtcaaggcatgcattttgttgaaacttctattaagcgttttgatctatctccatagatcttgatgctcaatgttcaagtagctcattccaggtattcctttgaaaacctttcaaacaaccttgtatgctttacagaaattctacattacttctgatccacaatatgtcaaccacatatacttatcagaaattctacagtgctcccactcacttctttggaaatacaagtttctcataaaccttgtacacacccaaaatctttgatcatctcatcaaagtgcttattccaactccgagatgcttgcaccagtccattgaaggatcgctggagtttgcatacttgttagtatccttaggattgacaaaacctcctggttgtatcacatacaatgtttgctcaaggaaaccgtcgaggaaacaatgttttgacatcctacgtgcaatatttcataaataatgcagcaactactaacataattctaacagacttttagcatcgctacgagtgagaaagtctcatcatagtcaactgtttgatcttgtcggaaacatctatgcgacaagtcgagcttttcttaatagtgactaatcaccatcatcgtctgtcttccttttaaagatccatctctactcaatagtcttatgaccgtcaagtagttcttccaaagtctacactttgttttcatacatggatcctctctcggatttcatggcttccagccatttgtcggaatctgggcccaccatcgctttctccataactcgtaggttcactgttgctcaacaacatgacctccaagacagggttaccgtactactccgcagcagtacgcgaccttgtcgacctacgaggtttgtagtaacttgattcgaagctcaatgatcatcatcatcagcttccacttcaattggtgtaggcgccacatgaacaacttcctgcgccctgctacacactggttgaagtgatggtttcaataacctcatgaagttctactaccctcccactcaattctttcgagagaaacctttcctcgagaaaggatccgtttctagaaacaaacactttgctttcggatctgagataggagatgtacccaactgttttggatatcctatgaagatgcatttatccgctttgggttcgagcttatcagactgaaactttttcacataagtgtcgaagcccaaaactttcaagaaacgacagtttagatttctctaaacctcagtctatactgtgtcatctcaacggaaatacgcggtgccctatttaaagtgaatgcggttgtctctaatgcataacccataaacgatagtggtaattcgataagagacatcacagcatgcaccatactaaatagtgcatggctatgacgttcagacacatcatcacactatgatgttccaggtggcatgaactgtgaaacaatttccacattgtcttaactgtgtaccaaaaactcgtaactcagatattcatttctatgatcatatcgtagacagttcatcctcttgttacgacgaacttcactctgaaacggaattgaacttttcaatatttcagacttgtgattcattaagtaaatactcctgtatctactcaagtcgtcagtgaagtaagaacataatgatatccactgcgtgcctcagcactcattggactgcatacatcaaaatgtatcacttccaacaagttactatcttgtttcatctcaatgaaaacaagaccttgctcatgtggtatgatttgcatgtcactagtgattcgaaatcaggtgagcaaagatccatcagcatggaccctcttcatgcaatttatactaacatgactcaagcggcagtgccacaagtaagtggtactatcatcattaactcgtatcttttggcaccaatgtgtaacactacaatcgagattcaataaaccattgaaggtgattattcaagcaaatagagtaaccattattctctttgaatgaataatcgtattgcaataaacatgatccaatcatgttcatgcttaacgcaagcaccaaataacaattatttaggttcaacaccaatcccgatggtagagggagcgtgcgatgtttgatcatatcaaccttggaaacacttccaacacgcatcgtcacctcgcctttagctagtctccgtttatgtcgtagctttcatttcgcgttactaatcacttagcaaccgaaccggtatccaataccctcgtgctactaggagtactagtaaagtacacatcaacattatgtatatcaaatatacttctctcgacttttgccagccttcttatctaccaactatctagagttgctccgcctcagtgactgttccccttattacagaagcacttagtctcgggtttgggt
This window encodes:
- the LOC123430369 gene encoding uncharacterized protein LOC123430369 codes for the protein MGSIKRQEYSFDDDDDNFYVQDDDDLLEAPTLSSEQMARAREEALYVLKTKSPEEAFKIFTEGSFYKIDVPLLGPEQEGKAPTTATPPTAPSNGKEHPQTTMAPARK
- the LOC123430370 gene encoding pectinesterase-like translates to MANNFLLGGLGAILVVAVVVGVVATVTSSGNKAGDNFTVPGEATLATSGKSVKSLCAPTLYKESCEKTLTSASNGTENPKDVFATVAKSAMESIKSAVERSRSIGEAKSSDPLTEGARQDCKELLEDSVDDLKGMVEMAGGDIKVLLGRTDDLEHWITGVMTFIDTCADGFADEKLKADMQGILRNATELSSNALAITNSLGAIFKKLDLDVFKTDSRRRLLSAEESRYPAWMKAPERKLLASGGLPQPNAVVAKDGSGKFKTIQDAVNSMPKGHQGRYVIYVKAGVYEEIVMVPKDKVNIFMYGDGPKQSRVTGSKSFADGITTMKTATFSIEAAGFICKNMGFHNTAGAEKHQAVALRVQGDLSAFFNCRFDAFQDTLYVHARRQFFRNCVISGTIDFIFGNSAAVFQNCLIITRRPMDNQQNSVTAHGRTDPNMKSGLVIQNCRLVPDQKLFVDRFKIPSYLGRPWKEFSRLVIMESQIADFIKPEGYMPWNGDFGLKTLYYAEYGNRGPGAGTSKRVTWPGFRVIARQEAEQFTAGPFIDGATWLKFTGTPNYLGFKV